Proteins encoded in a region of the Bartonella taylorii genome:
- a CDS encoding NADH-quinone oxidoreductase subunit M, whose amino-acid sequence MIDWPILSTVTFLPLIGVLLILFIKDDSEVARHNIRNVAFFTTVFVFIISLIIWAGFDNTNPSFQMVEKFNWLGSGIHYHMGIDGISVLFVVLSAFLLPFCVLASWENIKDRLKAYMIAFLLLEVAVIGVFCALDAMLFYVFFEGSLIPMFIIIGVWGGARRVYASIKFFLYTLLGSVLMLVALMAMYWKVGTLDIPTLLNYQFPAHMQMWLWLAFFASFAVKMPMWPVHTWLPDAHVEAPTAGSVILAGVLLKLGGYGFLRFSLPMFPIASADFAPLVFTLSLIAIIYTSLIALVQNDIKKLIAYSSIAHMGYVTMGIFAANEQGIQGAIYQMLSHGIVSAALFLCVGIIYDRLHTREISAFGGLVNNMPKYAVVFLIFTMANVGLPGSSGFLGEFLTLVGVFQVNKLVVVFATTGVILSAAYALYLYRRVVFGSLDKENLKVLIDLSSREKFILYPMVILTIFFGIYPTPILKATAFSVEALINKLH is encoded by the coding sequence ATGATTGATTGGCCTATTCTTTCTACGGTTACATTTCTACCGCTTATTGGTGTGCTTCTGATTTTATTTATCAAAGACGATAGCGAAGTAGCACGGCATAATATACGCAATGTAGCATTTTTTACGACCGTATTTGTTTTTATTATTTCCTTAATTATTTGGGCAGGATTTGATAATACAAATCCTAGTTTTCAAATGGTTGAGAAATTTAATTGGTTAGGTAGTGGTATTCACTACCATATGGGCATTGATGGTATTTCTGTTCTTTTTGTGGTTCTTTCAGCTTTTCTTTTGCCTTTCTGTGTTTTAGCAAGTTGGGAAAATATTAAAGATAGATTAAAAGCTTATATGATTGCGTTTCTTCTTCTTGAGGTTGCTGTTATTGGAGTCTTTTGTGCTCTTGATGCGATGCTATTTTATGTTTTTTTTGAAGGCAGCCTTATTCCAATGTTTATTATTATAGGTGTTTGGGGTGGAGCACGTCGTGTTTATGCAAGTATAAAATTTTTCCTATACACTTTACTTGGTTCAGTTCTTATGCTGGTTGCTCTTATGGCTATGTACTGGAAAGTTGGAACACTTGATATACCGACTTTACTAAATTATCAGTTTCCCGCGCATATGCAAATGTGGTTATGGCTTGCTTTTTTTGCTTCTTTTGCGGTTAAAATGCCGATGTGGCCGGTTCACACATGGCTTCCTGATGCTCATGTGGAAGCACCGACAGCCGGTTCGGTTATTTTGGCTGGTGTCTTACTCAAATTAGGCGGTTATGGTTTTCTTCGTTTTTCTTTACCAATGTTTCCTATTGCCTCAGCTGATTTTGCACCTTTAGTTTTCACATTATCGCTTATCGCTATTATTTATACATCACTGATTGCACTTGTACAAAATGACATAAAAAAACTTATTGCGTATTCCTCAATAGCACATATGGGATACGTGACGATGGGTATTTTTGCTGCAAATGAACAAGGTATCCAAGGTGCTATTTACCAGATGCTATCGCATGGAATTGTTTCAGCAGCTTTATTTCTTTGTGTTGGGATTATTTATGATCGTTTACATACACGTGAAATTTCAGCTTTTGGCGGTTTAGTAAATAACATGCCCAAATATGCTGTTGTTTTTTTGATCTTCACTATGGCCAATGTAGGCTTACCTGGAAGTTCAGGATTTTTGGGTGAATTTTTAACTTTAGTAGGTGTTTTTCAAGTGAATAAATTGGTTGTCGTTTTTGCTACAACTGGCGTTATTTTATCGGCTGCTTATGCGCTTTATCTTTATCGACGTGTAGTTTTTGGTTCCTTGGACAAAGAAAATTTAAAAGTACTTATTGATCTTTCTTCAAGAGAAAAATTCATCCTGTATCCGATGGTTATTCTTACAATATTTTTTGGTATCTATCCAACGCCTATTCTTAAAGCGACGGCGTTTTCTGTAGAAGCCCTCATCAATAAACTGCATTAG
- the nuoH gene encoding NADH-quinone oxidoreductase subunit NuoH: protein MYDFFMTWLLPLLIIVGKTLLLLIVLLVLVAYLLYADRKIWAAVQLRRGPNVVGPWGLLQSFADLIKFVVKEPIIPAGANKSVFLLAPFVSATLALSTWAVIPVNEGWEVAKINVGLLYILAISSLEVYGVIMGGWASNSKYPFLGALRSAAQMVSYEVSIGFVLVTVILISGSLDLTTIVHKQSHGFGTTLGLPFSSFLDWNWLVLFPMFIIFFISALAETNRPPFDLVEAESELVAGHMVEYSSTPYMLFFLGEYVAIVLMCALTTILFLGGWLPPLDVWWLNWVPGVIWFVLKVCFVFFWFAMVKAFVPRYRYDQLMRLGWKVFLPLSLAMVVITASFLKYIGFA, encoded by the coding sequence ATGTATGATTTCTTTATGACTTGGTTATTGCCATTGCTCATTATAGTTGGAAAAACACTTCTCCTTTTAATTGTTCTTTTGGTCTTAGTTGCGTATCTTCTTTATGCAGACAGAAAAATTTGGGCGGCTGTACAATTGCGTCGTGGACCAAACGTTGTTGGTCCATGGGGTTTATTACAGTCTTTTGCGGATTTAATTAAATTTGTTGTTAAGGAGCCTATTATACCTGCTGGTGCTAATAAGAGTGTTTTTCTTTTGGCACCTTTTGTTTCTGCTACGCTTGCTTTATCAACTTGGGCTGTTATTCCAGTTAATGAAGGCTGGGAAGTTGCAAAAATTAATGTTGGTTTGCTTTATATTTTAGCCATCTCATCTCTTGAAGTTTATGGCGTTATTATGGGAGGGTGGGCATCAAATTCAAAATATCCTTTCTTAGGAGCTCTTCGTTCGGCAGCGCAGATGGTTTCTTATGAGGTTTCCATAGGATTTGTACTTGTAACGGTCATTTTGATAAGTGGTTCATTGGATCTCACAACGATTGTTCATAAACAAAGTCATGGATTTGGGACGACTCTTGGTCTTCCTTTTAGCAGTTTTCTTGATTGGAATTGGCTCGTTCTTTTTCCAATGTTTATTATATTTTTTATTTCCGCACTCGCAGAAACAAATCGCCCTCCCTTTGATTTGGTGGAAGCAGAATCTGAGCTTGTTGCTGGTCATATGGTGGAGTATTCTTCAACGCCTTATATGCTCTTTTTTCTTGGGGAGTATGTTGCTATTGTTTTAATGTGCGCATTAACAACCATATTATTTTTAGGGGGGTGGTTACCTCCTTTGGATGTTTGGTGGCTTAATTGGGTTCCTGGTGTCATTTGGTTTGTTCTAAAAGTTTGCTTTGTATTTTTTTGGTTTGCTATGGTCAAAGCATTTGTTCCACGTTATCGCTATGATCAGCTCATGCGCCTTGGTTGGAAGGTGTTTCTTCCTCTTTCATTGGCGATGGTCGTGATAACTGCTAGTTTTTTAAAATATATTGGTTTTGCTTAA
- the nuoN gene encoding NADH-quinone oxidoreductase subunit NuoN, protein MQTEIIAQLVLILPEILIALGGIVLLLIGVYSNARSSLTVIGLAIALLVAAIVIIVVFPKSGVFQTNALIIDSFGRYMKILTLIGALFALIMSVGFTCAQKLDIFEFPVLVLLATLGMMLMISAGNMLSLYMGLELQSLALYVLAAINRDNIKSSEAGIKYFVLGALSSGLLLYGISLLYGFTGQIGFREIAIALKGENLQLGVIFGIVFILAGLAFKISAVPFHMWTPDVYEGAPTPITAFFAGAPKVAAMALIIRVIVATFIPLGSTDGSMPAWQQILVFMAIASMILGAFAAIGQSNIKRLMAYSSISHMGYALVGLAAGDILGIKSVILYMTIYLGMTLGSFAFILGMRSSVGNIENIYDLSGLIKTNPFMAIVMTIQLFSLASIPPMAGFFGKWYTFSAAVHAGLTPLAIIGMIASVIGAFYYLRVIKIMWFDDAKAHFVVLSKELQFCLGLSALFILFYMLFGVLFTELAEKAAAALF, encoded by the coding sequence ATGCAAACCGAAATAATAGCCCAATTAGTATTAATTCTTCCAGAGATTTTAATAGCATTGGGAGGAATAGTATTACTTTTGATTGGTGTTTATTCCAATGCACGTTCCTCTTTAACTGTGATTGGTTTGGCCATTGCTCTTCTTGTAGCAGCTATTGTTATTATCGTTGTTTTTCCGAAAAGTGGTGTATTTCAAACCAATGCGCTCATTATAGATTCTTTCGGCCGTTATATGAAAATTTTAACGCTTATTGGTGCACTCTTTGCTCTTATTATGTCTGTTGGTTTTACTTGTGCGCAAAAGCTTGATATATTTGAATTTCCAGTGCTCGTTCTTTTAGCAACCCTTGGCATGATGCTGATGATTTCAGCTGGTAATATGTTATCTCTTTATATGGGATTAGAACTACAATCCTTAGCTTTATACGTTTTAGCTGCAATCAATCGTGATAATATCAAATCTTCTGAAGCAGGTATAAAGTATTTTGTTTTAGGGGCGTTGTCTTCAGGATTACTGCTTTATGGCATTTCTTTGCTTTATGGTTTTACCGGTCAAATTGGTTTTCGCGAAATCGCTATTGCTTTAAAAGGTGAAAATTTACAATTGGGGGTTATTTTTGGAATTGTTTTTATTTTAGCGGGTTTGGCTTTCAAAATTTCTGCAGTTCCATTTCATATGTGGACACCTGATGTTTATGAAGGAGCGCCAACACCTATTACAGCATTTTTTGCGGGTGCTCCTAAAGTTGCTGCGATGGCACTCATTATTCGTGTTATTGTTGCGACCTTTATTCCACTAGGTAGTACTGATGGTTCTATGCCTGCATGGCAGCAAATTTTGGTGTTCATGGCGATTGCATCGATGATACTTGGTGCATTCGCTGCAATTGGCCAGAGCAATATTAAGCGTTTAATGGCTTATTCGTCAATCAGTCATATGGGATATGCACTTGTTGGTTTAGCTGCTGGAGATATTCTTGGAATAAAAAGTGTTATTCTTTATATGACTATTTATCTTGGCATGACGCTTGGTTCATTTGCTTTTATTCTTGGAATGCGGTCTAGTGTTGGAAATATTGAAAATATTTATGATCTTTCAGGGTTAATAAAGACTAATCCGTTTATGGCTATTGTGATGACAATACAACTTTTTTCTTTAGCGAGTATCCCACCCATGGCTGGTTTTTTTGGGAAATGGTATACATTTTCGGCTGCTGTTCATGCTGGACTTACTCCACTTGCTATCATTGGGATGATAGCGTCTGTTATTGGGGCTTTTTACTATTTGAGAGTTATTAAAATTATGTGGTTTGATGACGCAAAAGCGCATTTTGTTGTTTTATCGAAAGAGCTTCAATTTTGTCTTGGCCTTTCTGCATTATTCATTTTGTTTTATATGCTTTTTGGAGTTTTATTCACTGAATTAGCAGAAAAAGCCGCCGCCGCATTGTTTTAA
- a CDS encoding NADH-quinone oxidoreductase subunit J, producing the protein MLTDLAAAFFYLFAFIMLASGFIVITARNPVHSVLFLILAFFNAAALFLLAGAEFLGLILLVVYVGAVAVLFLFVVMMLDVDFAELKSGALRYAPIGALVGGIVAVELIVVFVSNRFSPVVRTHITQPMPDLLQRTNTQALGDVLYTDYVFYFQIAGIILLTAMIGAIVLTLRHKSGVKRQSIAVQVSRTVENAIEIKQVESGKGV; encoded by the coding sequence ATGCTAACGGATCTAGCGGCGGCATTTTTCTATTTATTTGCTTTTATTATGCTTGCGAGTGGTTTTATTGTTATTACAGCGCGCAATCCTGTGCATTCAGTTTTGTTTTTAATATTAGCATTTTTTAATGCTGCGGCTTTATTTTTGCTTGCAGGAGCAGAGTTTTTGGGGCTTATTCTGCTTGTTGTTTATGTTGGTGCTGTGGCAGTCTTGTTTTTATTTGTAGTTATGATGCTTGATGTTGATTTTGCTGAGTTAAAAAGTGGTGCACTTCGGTACGCTCCTATTGGAGCTCTTGTTGGTGGTATTGTTGCTGTAGAATTGATTGTTGTTTTTGTGAGTAACCGTTTTTCTCCAGTTGTTAGAACACATATTACACAACCTATGCCGGACTTACTGCAACGAACAAATACACAGGCATTGGGAGATGTTCTTTATACGGATTATGTTTTTTATTTTCAGATTGCTGGGATAATTTTGTTGACTGCAATGATTGGCGCGATTGTTTTAACACTCCGTCATAAGTCAGGTGTCAAGCGACAATCTATAGCAGTGCAGGTTTCTCGAACAGTAGAAAATGCAATTGAAATTAAGCAAGTTGAATCAGGCAAGGGCGTTTAA
- the nuoK gene encoding NADH-quinone oxidoreductase subunit NuoK: protein MHIDITHYLIVSALMFTIGIAGIFLNRKNVIIILMSIELILLSVNLNFVAFSAFLHDLVGQIFALFILTVAAAEAAIGLAILVVFFRNRGSIAVEDVNVMKG from the coding sequence ATGCACATTGATATCACACATTATCTCATTGTTTCTGCTTTGATGTTTACAATCGGTATTGCTGGAATTTTTCTCAACAGAAAGAATGTGATTATTATCTTGATGTCCATTGAGCTTATATTGCTTTCAGTGAATCTCAATTTTGTTGCATTTTCAGCATTTCTTCATGATCTTGTTGGTCAAATATTCGCTTTGTTTATCTTAACGGTAGCAGCTGCTGAAGCCGCAATTGGTCTAGCAATTCTTGTCGTTTTTTTCCGCAATCGTGGTTCTATTGCTGTTGAAGATGTTAATGTAATGAAAGGCTAA
- the nuoL gene encoding NADH-quinone oxidoreductase subunit L: MYYTIVFLPLLGFLIASIGGKTIGDRANELITCSFMVVVAIFSWVAFFNIALGHAPVVDILVLHWLTVGGLTFDWALHIDTLTAVMLIVVNSVSALVHIYSVGYMHHDPSRSRFFSYLSLFTFMMLMLVTSNNLIQMFFGWEGVGLASYLLIGFWFQRDSANKAAMKAFVVNRVGDFGFLLGIFSIFVLFQSVDFASIFLKAADNSFVQNMTFLGWKFDRQTAITITCLLLFIGAMGKSAQFLLHTWLPDAMEGPTPVSALIHAATMVTAGVFMVARMSPIFELSSTALTVIIIVGATTAFFAATVGLVQNDIKRVIAYSTCSQLGYMFVALGVGAYGAAVFHLFTHAFFKALLFLGAGSVIHAVSDEQDMRKMGGLRKHIKVTYWMMMIGTIALTGVGIPGTLFGTAGFFSKDAIIESAFASHNIASGYAFCLLVFAALLTSFYSWRLIFMTFYGKPRATVDVMHHVHESPPVMLIPLFILSVGAMFAGIVFQPYFFGDFYDAFWKGALFTSSHNHILHDAHHVFNWVKWSPFIAMVLGFMLAYLFYISFPSLPKKLAGVMPRVYHFLYQKWYFDQLYHFLFVRSAFKISFFFWKVGDGKIIDGLGPNGIAARVVDITNRVVRMQTGYLYHYAFAMLIGVALLITWMMIGGVN, from the coding sequence ATGTATTATACGATTGTCTTTCTTCCACTTTTGGGCTTTTTAATTGCTTCTATAGGTGGGAAAACTATAGGAGATCGTGCGAATGAATTAATAACATGTAGTTTTATGGTAGTTGTTGCCATATTCTCGTGGGTAGCATTTTTTAATATTGCTCTTGGTCATGCTCCAGTAGTTGATATATTAGTATTACATTGGCTCACTGTCGGTGGTTTAACTTTTGATTGGGCTTTACATATTGATACATTAACAGCTGTTATGCTTATTGTTGTAAATAGTGTTTCAGCATTAGTGCATATTTATTCAGTTGGTTATATGCATCATGATCCATCAAGGTCTCGGTTTTTTTCTTATCTTTCCTTATTTACATTTATGATGCTTATGTTGGTGACATCCAATAACTTGATTCAGATGTTTTTTGGATGGGAAGGTGTGGGTCTTGCTTCTTATTTACTCATTGGCTTTTGGTTTCAGCGAGATTCTGCTAATAAGGCTGCAATGAAAGCTTTTGTGGTTAATCGTGTTGGAGATTTTGGTTTTCTCTTAGGAATCTTTAGTATTTTTGTTTTATTCCAATCGGTTGATTTTGCTTCTATTTTTTTAAAAGCTGCAGACAATAGCTTTGTACAAAATATGACATTTTTAGGTTGGAAGTTTGATAGACAGACGGCAATTACTATTACATGTCTTTTATTGTTTATTGGTGCGATGGGAAAATCAGCACAATTTCTTTTACATACATGGCTCCCTGATGCAATGGAGGGGCCAACGCCTGTATCGGCACTGATTCATGCTGCAACAATGGTGACAGCTGGTGTTTTTATGGTTGCGCGTATGTCTCCAATTTTTGAACTTTCTTCGACTGCTTTGACAGTAATTATTATTGTTGGAGCAACGACTGCGTTTTTTGCAGCAACTGTGGGGTTAGTGCAGAATGATATTAAGCGTGTTATAGCTTATTCTACATGTTCACAACTTGGTTATATGTTTGTTGCATTAGGTGTTGGCGCTTATGGAGCAGCTGTTTTTCACCTTTTTACGCATGCTTTTTTTAAAGCCTTATTGTTTCTTGGCGCTGGCTCTGTAATTCATGCAGTATCTGATGAACAAGATATGCGAAAAATGGGTGGATTACGTAAGCATATAAAGGTAACTTATTGGATGATGATGATAGGAACCATTGCATTGACAGGTGTTGGGATTCCAGGAACACTTTTCGGGACTGCTGGTTTTTTCTCCAAGGATGCGATTATAGAATCCGCTTTTGCATCACATAATATTGCTTCAGGATATGCTTTCTGTCTTCTTGTTTTTGCTGCTTTATTAACAAGTTTTTACTCATGGCGGCTTATATTCATGACATTTTATGGTAAACCACGAGCCACTGTTGACGTTATGCATCATGTTCATGAATCGCCTCCAGTTATGTTGATTCCACTCTTTATTTTATCTGTTGGCGCAATGTTTGCTGGTATTGTTTTTCAACCTTACTTTTTTGGTGATTTTTATGACGCTTTTTGGAAGGGAGCGTTATTTACAAGCAGCCACAATCACATTCTTCATGATGCCCACCATGTGTTTAATTGGGTAAAATGGTCGCCATTTATAGCAATGGTTCTTGGATTTATGTTAGCCTATTTATTCTATATTTCTTTTCCTTCTCTTCCCAAAAAGTTGGCTGGAGTTATGCCAAGAGTGTATCATTTTCTTTACCAAAAATGGTATTTTGATCAATTATATCATTTTTTGTTTGTTCGTTCTGCTTTCAAAATTAGTTTCTTTTTTTGGAAGGTGGGTGATGGTAAAATTATTGATGGTCTAGGTCCAAATGGTATTGCAGCGCGTGTTGTTGATATTACAAATAGAGTTGTTCGGATGCAGACAGGCTATCTTTATCACTATGCATTTGCAATGCTTATAGGCGTTGCATTGCTGATCACATGGATGATGATCGGGGGCGTAAACTGA
- the nuoI gene encoding NADH-quinone oxidoreductase subunit NuoI: MSGFIQAAKSLLLLEFVSAFFLAMRQFFSPKPTINYPYEKGFVSQRFRGEHALRRYPNGEERCIACKLCEAICPAQAITIEAGPRRNDGTRRTVRYDIDMVKCIYCGFCQEACPVEAIVEGPNFEFATETREELYYDKEKLLMNGDRWEREIARNILMDAPYR, from the coding sequence GTGTCAGGTTTTATTCAAGCAGCAAAATCGCTCCTTCTTTTGGAATTTGTGAGTGCTTTTTTCTTAGCGATGCGTCAGTTTTTCTCACCAAAACCTACGATTAACTATCCTTATGAGAAGGGCTTTGTTTCTCAGCGGTTCCGTGGGGAACATGCTCTACGTCGTTATCCGAATGGTGAAGAGCGGTGTATTGCTTGTAAATTATGTGAAGCGATTTGCCCTGCGCAAGCTATTACAATTGAAGCAGGGCCGCGGCGCAATGATGGTACACGTAGAACTGTTCGTTATGATATAGATATGGTTAAGTGTATTTATTGCGGTTTTTGTCAAGAAGCCTGTCCAGTTGAAGCTATTGTAGAAGGTCCAAATTTTGAGTTTGCAACAGAAACGCGTGAAGAACTTTATTATGATAAAGAGAAGCTTTTAATGAATGGAGATCGCTGGGAGCGAGAAATTGCTCGAAATATATTGATGGATGCACCTTATCGTTAA